Proteins encoded in a region of the Ranitomeya imitator isolate aRanImi1 chromosome 9, aRanImi1.pri, whole genome shotgun sequence genome:
- the LOC138648949 gene encoding uncharacterized protein: MFVSELVRFRLMRLRLRQRKRSSQRRYWIHEVNFLRSTYGAFHTLYVQLRDHPFKFQRYLRMSIETFDVLLSHVKDEIHHHRSTFRESISAEQRLVVTVRYLATGETFASLHYQFRLGKSTICQLVRETCDAIWNNLQPLVLPTPTSEMWLAISQQFEDVANFPNCIGAVDGKHIRIQKPAHSGSLYYNYKKYFSIVLMAIADARYRFVAVDIGAYGRTNDSRVFRDSNMGQCLYNQSLNIPSSRPLPGTEGPSLPYVLVGDEAFQLGQNLLKPYSSRSLDSSRRIFNYRLSRARRYVECAFGILTLKWRILLTCMQLQPDNVDRVVKACICLHNFVARHEPQLVDPNDCESNLSSIESTTVRSASQIMRIRDQFAHYFTHEGQVPWQDRHV, from the exons atgtttgtgtctgagctcgtcagatttcgcttgatgcggttgcgacttcggcagagaaagcgtagttcgcaaaggagatattggatccacgaagtgaatttcttgcggagtacatatggtgcctttcacaccctgtatgtgcagcttcgggatcatcccttcaaattccaacgctatctacggatgtccattgagacctttgatgttctgctctcacatgtgaaggatgagatacatcatcatcgcagcacttttcgtgaaagcatcagtgcggagcaacgtttagtagtgactgtgag atatctggctaccggagaaacttttgcgtcactgcattaccagtttcgacttgggaagtcaacaatttgtcaactggttcgggaaacttgtgatgccatttggaacaacttgcaaccacttgtgctaccaacaccaacatcagaaatgtggctagcaatttcccaacagttcgaggatgtggctaatttccccaattgtattggtgccgtggacggaaagcacattcggattcagaaacctgcacatagtggttccctctactataactataagaaatacttttctatagtattgatggcgattgcggatgccaggtaccgttttgttgctgtggatattggagcttatggccggactaacgattccagagtattcagagactccaacatgggccaatgtttgtacaaccaaagtttaaacataccgtcatcacgacctcttccggggaccgaaggcccaagtttgccctatgttttagttggtgatgaggccttccaactaggacaaaatctcctcaagccctactcaagccgtagtctagactccagcaggcgcatttttaattatcgcttgagccgggctagacgttatgtggagtgtgcctttgggattttgacattaaaatggcggattttactaacctgcatgcaactgcaaccagacaatgtggaccgtgttgtgaaggcatgcatctgtctgcacaattttgtggcgagacatgaaccccagttggtagaccccaatgattgtgagtcgaacctcagtagcattgaatcgactacagttcgttctgcatcacaaataatgaggattcgtgatcaatttgcacactacttcacacatgaaggccaggttccatggcaagacagacacgtgtga